The genomic region ATTTGCTTTTTCGATCTCCAAAACCTCTCGAACCCTTTCCAAGTTAGCTTTTTTGCAAGATAATTCCTGGATTTCTGAAGTGAGCTGCTCCATTGCCACTTCGAGGTTTCTCATTTCACCTTGGACAGCTTGCAAAACGGCCATTTCATTCGTTAGGTGACCCTTTTCTTCAACTGTTACTTTTAAATCGGACTCCAACTTACAAACTTTCACTGTAAGGATTTCCATTTGCCTTTCTGTTTGTTCTCGGGAAAGGTGAGATTGTTGCAGCAGCTCAACGTGCTCCTTTAGTTTGAGGTTGGCATCAGTGAGTTTTTGTTCTAGCTCATGCCGAGATGCTTCAAATGAGGCAAGCAAAGACGCGTTTCGTTCTTCGTTCCGACTTTGCGTCTCGAgtaattcttgtttttcattttccaataTTTGAATTCGTCGCACGTAGTTGGATTCTGCAGTTTCCTTTTCCTGGCGAAGATTACTAATCACGAGTTCCAATTCGGTTAAAGCATTTGATTGTTCAAACAGTTTTTGTTCCTTGAATTCTACATCTTTTCTGGCCAATTCGCCTTCCAACTGTACCTTTGTTTCAGACTCTTCGCAAGCTGCTTTGGTTTCTAAATACATTTGCTCAAATCCAGATTTCTCTAAGTGTAATGCTTCACGTTCATTTTCCAATTTTGTACAGTCTTCCTTTAGTTTATGGTTGAGCACTTCGGCTGTTTCAAGACGCTCGTCCAGTTGCTTAATACGCTCAGTGTGCTCTTGAGTTAATTCAGAAAGACGATGTTCGAATGCCACCAGCTGTTCTTTATGTAGCAACTCCATgcgttgtttttcttcttctaaatgTGACCACTTCTCCGTCATTTGAGAGTATCTCTTAGATAGCTCTTCCACTTCACATTCTAACGACGATTTTTGGGCAATCATTTCAGTTAACTCCGACTCCATATGATGAATTTTTTGCTGTGATTCTTCCATCACCTTAATATTTGATTCCAGCTCTTCCTTTAGAGCATTCAAATCAGTTTCAAACATGGTTTTCTCCTTGGTGATGCATGAAGTCAGGTTAGACACTTCTATTTTGAgtaaatcattttcttcaacaaGTTTGGCTTTTTCGGCGCTCACTTCCTCAACACGACGATGAAGCTGTTCGGTCACCTCAAGCTGTTCGCCCATTTGATTAACGCGCTTTGTACATTCTTCAGTTAGCTGGGAGAGGCGGGTTTCGAACTCTTGAATTTGTTGTTTATGAAATCCATCCATAcgttggttttcattttctagaTGTATGCGCTCAATGGCCACCTTGCAGCATTCGGCAGACAATTTATCTACTTCAGACTCCAGCGACGATTTATTGGCTACCAACTCAGCTAATTCTAATTCCAAGTGTTGAATTTTCTGTTGAGAATCGTCCATTGCCTTCGCATTAATCTCCAGCTCTTCTTTAAGGGTTTTAAGGTTACATTCCAGCACACCCTTCTCCATAGTGATTGTTGAGACAAGTTCagaaacttcttttttgaGTATGTCATTTTCGCAGCATAGTTTTGTCTTCTCGCCATTTAACTCTTCAATGCACGCTTCAcgttctatttctttttgcaaagCTTGCTCTAACCTTTTCTCCGCGGCAGTTATTTCGtcacatttattttcaatttgctgtttaagaatttcgttttcttggcGAGAATTATCCTGTAAAGTTGCTAATTCTGCTTTTAGGATGTCATGTGCTGTTTGGAACTCTTTTCTAGAACTCTCCAGTGAAGCCAATTGTTGACACAGGCTTTCTTTATCCACTCCAAGACCGACTACTTGAGATTCCAGAGCATTCTTTTCTTGGGACAAGGACTCCAAATGAACTTGAAGGGATTGAATGGTTTGCTTGTGCTGTGCAATAAGGTTCTCTCGAATTTCTCTTTCCTCTTTGGCTTCATCCAGGGCTGTCTGCAATGCAGTCTTGCCGTTGTCAATAGCGGCTTGGAGTGTGGATATTTGCTGATCAAAAAAACTCTTCGAAGTTATCAGTTCTGCAGTCTCTTGCTCAAGTGAACGAACAGATGATTCCAAATAGTTGATGCGTTGTGCTGCCTCGTTATGTTTCTGCTCAGTAGCCAGAATGCGGTTGGCCTGTTCCGAGATCTCGTTCTTCTTGGATTCCAGCTCCACCAACAGACCTTTTGAATGCAGAAATAATTCAATATGTAATGAAGCTATTCCTTTGTTAACGAtccaataataaataaaaatatataaataactCACAATCCTTTTCTGTTTGGAATTCCTCGCGTGAAACCTGTGCTGCCTGCAATAGTTGTTGGACTTCCAATTGCAGATGATCACGCTCCTGGTATAAGTTGTTGAGGTCGGTTTCAAGTTGCGACGAGCGACTTTCAGAAAGCAATCTTGCTTCTAAAGCGGCCTCCAATTGCGCTTTTAAGGAATTAGTGGTTTCGCAGAAATCGGTGATTTTGGTGTTAGCCAATTCTAACTCATTATTGGCTTTTTCCAAACGGGATTGAAACTCTTGTTTAGAAACCTCGAACGCAGATTTCAAATCCGAATTTTGGTGTTCAAGATCAAGTTTAGTCTGGTTTAATTGCTGTTTTTCGGCTTCTAAAACCAAAACTGTTTCTGATGTTACTGCCAATTTAACGTGAAGGCTTTGAAGCTTTTCTTCTAAATCATTTATGGTCTGGGACTGGTCAGCAATTTGTTGTTGGCTCATCTCTAATTGGCTTGACGCTTCAGCCAATTTATTCTGAAATATGGATTCATTCGCAGACATAGTTGCCTGCAAGTCGAGATGACTCTGCTCCAACGCTGCCATTTTCTGTCCTAGCTGCATTTTCTCTGCAGTTAGTTCTTGAATGGATTGTTCGAAAGCTTGTTTTGCGAGTTGAGTTTCATCCAGTTGTTGATTCAACAAATCGATGTGATGACTCAATTCCAACGTTTTCTGGGTACGGATCTCCAACTGCTGTTGAGCTCGGCTCATTTCGTTCCGAAATTCCGCTTGCAATCCATCTAGTGAATGACGAagctcttccttttctttactTAGTGAGTCACACCCTAGAGACAGCTGTTCCAGGCTTGATTTGGCCTGATCCAGCTGCACGTGTAAGGATTGATTTTCGAGGTTGGCTTCTTCAACCTGGCGATGGAGGCAACGTTTATCTTCCTCAAGAGAAGCGGTGCGCTGTTGAAATATCCTTTTCTCGGAATCAAACTGGTCCGATTGACGAGCAAAATCTCTGCGGTAAGATTCCAAATCATCCTGCAGTTTTTCCGCCTGAATAAAATAGTTAAGTATTAATTAAAGTTGAACTTCTTAAAACTTTAA from Daphnia carinata strain CSIRO-1 chromosome 6, CSIRO_AGI_Dcar_HiC_V3, whole genome shotgun sequence harbors:
- the LOC130690011 gene encoding early endosome antigen 1-like isoform X3, which codes for MGQKKDTLLRWVNCCSDTTTSVERIKNLSDGWFFIHILSFLRSHPTDGTDPWLQTINILREYKLQENVVDYDAAASGNEDELAKLIVICMHLTMVQKPCEVIKEKTMWNLSTEDQKVIEAILLAIVNDDQLTRGRLNDVLQDVQETSFTKPITFYTSSPLSSLSSMKNSPLKRFLDSPMALRLTRLQKEISDKNDEIRRLQSELLSESDESSALTLRMEDLKRKVKDLEKKNSDLEQRLRDCQLPDSSGPDTDVKITNLKKKLKKMQDEYESSCQKYCDLNIEYEAMKIRQEKDRKQIRQLQIDLNETVARFERESAEYQLLLDSIRTENAELKHSLEEKAQWIDVLEEKSRTCSEMHARLNAPRSPCERESIGYSLLSIEAEKLQDDLESYRRDFARQSDQFDSEKRIFQQRTASLEEDKRCLHRQVEEANLENQSLHVQLDQAKSSLEQLSLGCDSLSKEKEELRHSLDGLQAEFRNEMSRAQQQLEIRTQKTLELSHHIDLLNQQLDETQLAKQAFEQSIQELTAEKMQLGQKMAALEQSHLDLQATMSANESIFQNKLAEASSQLEMSQQQIADQSQTINDLEEKLQSLHVKLAVTSETVLVLEAEKQQLNQTKLDLEHQNSDLKSAFEVSKQEFQSRLEKANNELELANTKITDFCETTNSLKAQLEAALEARLLSESRSSQLETDLNNLYQERDHLQLEVQQLLQAAQVSREEFQTEKDCLLVELESKKNEISEQANRILATEQKHNEAAQRINYLESSVRSLEQETAELITSKSFFDQQISTLQAAIDNGKTALQTALDEAKEEREIRENLIAQHKQTIQSLQVHLESLSQEKNALESQVVGLGVDKESLCQQLASLESSRKEFQTAHDILKAELATLQDNSRQENEILKQQIENKCDEITAAEKRLEQALQKEIEREACIEELNGEKTKLCCENDILKKEVSELVSTITMEKGVLECNLKTLKEELEINAKAMDDSQQKIQHLELELAELVANKSSLESEVDKLSAECCKVAIERIHLENENQRMDGFHKQQIQEFETRLSQLTEECTKRVNQMGEQLEVTEQLHRRVEEVSAEKAKLVEENDLLKIEVSNLTSCITKEKTMFETDLNALKEELESNIKVMEESQQKIHHMESELTEMIAQKSSLECEVEELSKRYSQMTEKWSHLEEEKQRMELLHKEQLVAFEHRLSELTQEHTERIKQLDERLETAEVLNHKLKEDCTKLENEREALHLEKSGFEQMYLETKAACEESETKVQLEGELARKDVEFKEQKLFEQSNALTELELVISNLRQEKETAESNYVRRIQILENEKQELLETQSRNEERNASLLASFEASRHELEQKLTDANLKLKEHVELLQQSHLSREQTERQMEILTVKVCKLESDLKVTVEEKGHLTNEMAVLQAVQGEMRNLEVAMEQLTSEIQELSCKKANLERVREVLEIEKANAEEEANRLLQDLESKEIQIGLLAEKVEYTESHLKQSQTEQQSLKARIFDLESTVLNLSTNASEKSQSVLTLEKQLLEREATIERSINELKVEKEQSATAQVAFFKALSDIQSSSDSNQRELETAVANLKRELDIEKQRSSEDKSAFAALVLAKKEASELADSLQVKLAQMEAEVDKLVKSEALLKKEKEEMADSDNVRHENEKLEMEQQISQLTLQVETFSKSCVGLETECIRLKADQLLVTQEKQRIEEKSREVEANLRSTVTELESQLKTMEAELQSKVAQVTELSGSVDTISLQIEASAQEKEILERNFSAKISTLSTENEMLVKKTNAFETEIQGLQSELALEKTKTSQGKGDIALEHRKEKAALEARLSVAQSQMKAMQEKLVNLTVANNSQAPLEHKVSILTNELEAANKAKIELEKRLDDSLVRANQELHSIKKEELDSNHTSKSSSQDLDAEIALLRRKYDNAKKQLNYKDDVVNQYAVKFEKMQNQLDKLEEEVASLNMEKKKLAHENRSLKTEQNYLLAQISSEKDKANARNTRHSLALQRGNTASEVDNFCPCNYKFFDEFVRRNIG